The genomic stretch AGCGTCTGACTTGAGACACGGATCCCTGTCTGTCCCTCACCTGTCTCTTGGTGTGCTCGCTGATCTCCCCGGGCATATCGTGTGCGCTGCGCGTGAGTGTGCGGGCGATGTGGTAGTAGTAGACGGAGATGACGGCCAGCGGGAACAGGAAGTAGACCAGGAAGATCATGAGGGAGTGGATCTTGGGGTGCATCTGGTCCGACAGCGGGTAGGGGACACAGTTGACGAAGGTCACGTTCTCGCTGTCCCTTTGACCCTTGGTGGGGGAGGAGCCAAAGGTGAGGTAGGCGTTgttgttagcgttagcattagcattacctgCATGGAGACCACTTGGGAGAAGACGGCCTCGGGGATGGCCAGCAGGACGGACAGCAGCCAAATGGACGCCGCCTTCACGCACGTCCAGAAGACGGCGCCAGACGTCTGGATGTCCATGGGCTTGACGATGGCCTTGTACCTGAGAAACATGTGACATCGCCAGAAGGTCATTTGTCGACCTTCACATGACACCTGCTGGACCCTGGACCACAGACCTCCACAGTCCACAGTCCTCCAGGAAGCATCAGACTGCATCTCATCTTTCCAAAGTCGTGTCGCATGTTGGTCTCACGAGTCACTGAGCTCGTTAGGGCACTCATTAAGCTCATTAGAGGCCATCAGGGTCAAATGAGTTTCCTGTTAGCATAGCTTTGCTAAATGTGATTGACAGCAgtgactgtcaatcaaaacaggaagtgacatcacgatgatgatgatgatgatgatactgcATCTTCATCACAGTGTCtgtcaatcaaatcaaattttgGTTTTATTCTTACCAATGATTGCCTGTAATTATACGTATAAATTCAGGACCAATCATTGATTAGCCACATTATCAATAATGACCATCAACACAAGTCATTAGTAAACATGCTAAGGTtgcctaatgaagtgaccaTGACGGTGATGAAGAACGGCTCACCTGTCTGCGCTGAGGGCGGTGAGCGTGAAGACGGACACGCCGACGGAGGTGAGCTGAATGGCGGGAATGAGCTTGCACGCCGCCTGGCCGAGCAGCCATTGGTGGGAGAAGAAGCGGAAGGCGTCGACGGGCACGCAGGTGAGGAGCAGCAGGAGGTCTCCCGCCGCCAAGCTGCTGATGAAGATGTTGGGCACGCTCCTCATGGCCGACGTGCTGATGAAGATCTTCACCAGCGTCACGTTGCCCACGAGACCCACCACCACGATCAACGTGTACGCGGACACCATGACGCAGCGCACCGCCACGTACGCGCCGCTCGTCTCCCCGCCGTCCGAAGACTCCTGGCTCCAGTTGGACCCCCGAACTTCCACCGGAAGTTTGGACGCAAAGTCGTCGTCCATCGCCGAGCCGGGAAGCTCGTGCCGAAACACCGCTGCCGCCGCGTAAAGATGCGCGCGTAAAGGCGCGCTGGGACCGACGCTCCACGCGCACGGAGTGACAAGCGACTGGTGCGCGCGAGGAACACACGCGCCCTTTAtcacgagagagagagagacagcgagaaagagagagcgagagagagagagagagagagagaaccttCATCGTTGTCATCGTCACtcctcaccatcatcatcaacatcttCATCACCACCATTGTCAgcgctcatcatcatcatcatcatcctctccATTAACATCTTCATCACTCATCACGTCATCACCACCTCTTGACCATTTTCTTCATCACAATCGTCTTCATCACCTCCATCATCAACATCTTGAGCTCTCATCAATCTCATCACTCCTCACGCCatcttcatcaccatcatcttcaATACCtttttcatcatcttcatcaggaATGCG from Doryrhamphus excisus isolate RoL2022-K1 chromosome 1, RoL_Dexc_1.0, whole genome shotgun sequence encodes the following:
- the nmbr gene encoding neuromedin-B receptor, with amino-acid sequence MDDDFASKLPVEVRGSNWSQESSDGGETSGAYVAVRCVMVSAYTLIVVVGLVGNVTLVKIFISTSAMRSVPNIFISSLAAGDLLLLLTCVPVDAFRFFSHQWLLGQAACKLIPAIQLTSVGVSVFTLTALSADRYKAIVKPMDIQTSGAVFWTCVKAASIWLLSVLLAIPEAVFSQVVSMQGQRDSENVTFVNCVPYPLSDQMHPKIHSLMIFLVYFLFPLAVISVYYYHIARTLTRSAHDMPGEISEHTKRQMETRKRLAKIVLVFVGLFALCWLPNHVLYMYRSFHYQQMDVSLAHLLVTLIARVLSFSSSCVNPFALYLLSDSFRRHFNSQLFCRRRPRPERQASYLHSTSHIRLTSIKKATPSAATAANGRPETAM